CCCAGGATATTGACGAGCGCGTTGTCGAAAATTCCATTGTCCAGAATGTCAAGAACTTTATTTTGACGTTTGGAAAGGATTTCACGTACGTCGGTCATCAAATCCATATCGAAAAACTTGATCACGATATGTGGGTTGATCTGCTCTTCTATAATCGCGAGTTGCAGAGTCTTGTCGTTGTGGAATTAAAGAAGGGGGAGTTCAAGCCTGCGTATCTCGGACAGCTCTCGGCATATATGCGTGTGCTGAACGACGACGAACGGAAGGCAAACGAAAATCCGGTCATCGGCATTATTCTGTGTAAGGGTGCGGACAAGTCATTTGTTGAGTATCTGTTGCAAGATTACAACCAGCCCATGGGTGTTGCGACCTATAAGGTTATGCCGGAAAAACTGAAAGCCGTCATGCCCGACGAAAAATTGCTCTTGGAAGTTATGTAAAACCCGAAATTAAGTTTAATCATAAAAACGAGGAAAAAATGAACTATACATTTACAGAACAAGAAGTTGAAATGATGTATTACTGGGGACAATATGCTGATGGTGAAAGCGGCTTTACTGAAGAAGAACAAAAATTATACGATAAAATAGAGCGAATTTTTACGCCGTTGCAAAAAGAAAAAGATGAATCTCGCAAGATTGTAGAATTCTTTGAAGAGATATGCAGTACATATAAGGGGGTGTCATATTCTTTGCGATTCCCCGGAGGAAATTGCATAAGATTCATTGACGTAGATAAAGACCTTTGCTTCGACACGAAAAAGTCAAAGTACACGGATGTGGTGTTGGAGGTATCTAAGATTATAAACAAATTGAAGTTGAAAAAAAGGGAGGGGTAGATTACCCAATTGTGAACTGAAGGAGATTATTATGTCAATGCCTATAGATGTCGAGACCCTGTTGAACAGGCAGCGTATCGAAAGTGAGCGGATAGAATTCAAGAGAGGGTGGAACCCTGCGGGGATGTTGTAGTTATGAAATCACCTGAAGTTTCGGATGAAACAGAAATGTGGCCTAAAAAATGGCCCAAAAAGTGGCCAAAAATTCCGTGTGGATGACACAATAAAGACACAATAAATGATACAATAAAAGGCCGAAATTTTGCGGTCGAAAAGTTCGTCCGCAAATGAAATGTGATTTCGGTTGGGTGATGGGTTAGGTAATAAGTTGGGTGATAGGATAAACGACAGGATAAATGATAGGATAAGTGATAGGATAAAACGGCCTTGACCCGAACAAGTGCCTGAACATGTATTGAACGACCGTCAAAAAGAAATAGTGTCGATTATAAAAGAAAAAAAACATACCTACGCGAAGTAGTTGAAGCGCTCTGTAAAATTTCGTTAGGCCTCTTGCCAGTTTTCTGAATATTAGGTACATTACATCCCAGCGCGTCATTCCCTAGAAAGGAATGATGCGCTTTTGCTTTATTTGGCTTTGCCGTAATGCGAGGGCGTTCCTAGTTGAAACAATAAATGCAGGAGGCCCTATGGCAAGTGAAATCTTACGACAAACAGTTTCAATGAAACTTAAAAACGTTCTTGCAATCGGAGAAACTGTCGCTGTAGAATTCAAGCGCGCTGGCGGTCGTGTTGGCGACGATGTTTATGAGTCTGTGTGTGCTTTCTTAAATCGTTTCGGTGGCGATATTTATCTCGGGGTCCTTGATAATGGTAAAGTTGAGGGCGTTCCAGAAAATGCGGCTATCGATATGATCAAGAACATCATCAATGTTGCGAATAATCCGACTCTATGGAAGACGATGTGTTTAGAATAACAGTATCGCTGAATGATTATGTGGGAGAGCCTCGAAATGAAGAGGTTAACAATAGGGTTAACAATGGGGTTAACAATAGGGTTAACAGTAAATTCAGTGAGATTCAGCAAAAAATTATTAATGTATTGCGTGAAAAACCAGCAATAACGCAAAGGGAAATGTCCAAGTGCATATCCATTTCTCTTGTACATATAAATAAGAATATGAGAGCTTTGCAAAAAATGGGGGCCGTTAGCCGTGTTGGCAATAATAAACAGGGATCATGGATAGTTAATGAAGAAAAGGAGAAGTCTTAGACCTGTTGAACCCAACAAGTTGAATGGGGAGTTGGAATAACCCCTACCTCCCGACTTTCACCCGTTTCCCGTTCTTGAGCTGGTGCGTGGTGGCGTCGGGGTGGGTGTTTTTGCGGCCGACGAGGGTGCCGTCAATTCTGTAGGTTTCAACAGGGACAATTGTGGCGCGGTTTTGTGTCTGCGCCCAAATTCGCTCAACGTCGCTGGTATCGCGGACGCTTGAGTCCGCAGTGGTCGCGCTTGCCGTCACGGCGATGGAATCGGTAGATACGGTGAAGTTGTCGTAGCGTATAAAGCAGTCGTGGGTGGGGGCCCATTCGGCGCTGCTTCCGCCGTGGAATGTGGAGAGGTAGAACTTGTCGACCTTCACGGTGTCGTAGTCGCGGAGCCTGAGGGTATCCACGTCCAATACGAGTTCGCCGTCAAGCCAGGTTTGTACGCGGCCGTTCTTGTCGCCGTTGCCGGGAGAGGCGATGGTATTCATACTTACTTTGTTTACAATGCGGTGCCAGGTGCCGGTGGTGAACACCTTTTGCGGGATGGTGCCGTTCAGATTCCACTTGAAATCGTCACCGTATACGGACTCTTGCCCCATAAAGTAGATGAGTTGTACGGCGTTGCCGTCTTTGCGCCACATGATGCGTGCGCTCCAGCCGTCGCCGGTTTCGGGCATGGCGTTGCCGGTGTAGCACTTGCCGCCGCATAGGCCGGGGAGCTTTCCGCCGAGCTGGAACTCGAATCCGTCTTCGAAGAATATGTCGTAGGCGCTCCACATGGTGTCGGCGGTCTTTACAAGGGGTTGGATGATTTGCGCGGCGCAGGCGGGCGTGTCGTTGTCATTCGGGCCTACGCAGCCCTTGGGGTACTTGAGCTGCAGTACGTTGCCGTGTTCCTCGCCGTCGTAAACGATCTTGGAGTTTTCGCCATTGTTCTTGTCCATGGCGTACCACCAACTTTTGTCGTAGTCGTTGCGCTTGAAGTCTTCCTTGGCCTCTGCATTGCCGTACACGCCGACATCGCGGTTCTCGAAGTTCACGAACGAGACGGTGTCGGACGCAGTCTGCGCGAAGGCGGACGCTTGCATAAGCGCGACAGCGAGTGCCGCGACGAAGGTGTGGTGGA
Above is a genomic segment from Fibrobacter sp. UWB5 containing:
- a CDS encoding helix-turn-helix domain-containing protein; amino-acid sequence: MASEILRQTVSMKLKNVLAIGETVAVEFKRAGGRVGDDVYESVCAFLNRFGGDIYLGVLDNGKVEGVPENAAIDMIKNIINVANNPTLWKTMCLE
- a CDS encoding winged helix-turn-helix transcriptional regulator translates to MEDDVFRITVSLNDYVGEPRNEEVNNRVNNGVNNRVNSKFSEIQQKIINVLREKPAITQREMSKCISISLVHINKNMRALQKMGAVSRVGNNKQGSWIVNEEKEKS
- a CDS encoding polysaccharide lyase, with protein sequence MSMKIHHTFVAALAVALMQASAFAQTASDTVSFVNFENRDVGVYGNAEAKEDFKRNDYDKSWWYAMDKNNGENSKIVYDGEEHGNVLQLKYPKGCVGPNDNDTPACAAQIIQPLVKTADTMWSAYDIFFEDGFEFQLGGKLPGLCGGKCYTGNAMPETGDGWSARIMWRKDGNAVQLIYFMGQESVYGDDFKWNLNGTIPQKVFTTGTWHRIVNKVSMNTIASPGNGDKNGRVQTWLDGELVLDVDTLRLRDYDTVKVDKFYLSTFHGGSSAEWAPTHDCFIRYDNFTVSTDSIAVTASATTADSSVRDTSDVERIWAQTQNRATIVPVETYRIDGTLVGRKNTHPDATTHQLKNGKRVKVGR